The following coding sequences are from one Clostridioides difficile ATCC 9689 = DSM 1296 window:
- a CDS encoding flavodoxin family protein — MIITVINGSPRKNGATSKVLTYLYKDIERLIPDVKINYFDLSKVNPSYCIGCLNCYKMGKCINQNDKVEYIHDIITKSDGVIFGSPTYGSSVTGLFKVFTDRAHMMLERLLYRKPCIAVTTYENARGSKAISFIKSMVLDSGGYVCGSLSIKTGFNQNPITEKVESKIQKVSKKFIYCIEEKKNPPVLSQIYNFIAINAVLKPMAFKDIEQYKGIIDRWEEQGII; from the coding sequence ATGATAATTACAGTTATAAATGGAAGCCCTAGAAAAAATGGAGCTACATCAAAAGTTTTAACTTACTTGTATAAAGATATAGAAAGATTAATACCAGATGTAAAAATTAATTATTTTGATTTAAGTAAGGTAAATCCATCATATTGTATTGGTTGTTTAAATTGTTATAAAATGGGCAAGTGTATCAATCAAAATGATAAAGTAGAGTATATTCATGATATAATTACTAAGAGTGATGGTGTTATATTTGGTAGCCCAACTTATGGAAGTAGTGTAACTGGACTTTTCAAGGTGTTTACAGATAGAGCACATATGATGCTTGAAAGATTATTGTATCGTAAGCCATGTATAGCAGTTACTACATATGAAAATGCACGTGGTTCAAAAGCAATTTCTTTTATAAAATCCATGGTCTTAGATTCGGGAGGTTATGTTTGTGGTAGTTTATCTATAAAAACTGGATTTAATCAAAATCCTATAACTGAAAAAGTAGAATCAAAGATACAAAAGGTATCTAAAAAATTTATTTATTGCATAGAGGAAAAGAAAAATCCACCTGTGCTTTCTCAAATCTATAATTTTATTGCTATAAATGCTGTTTTAAAGCCAATGGCTTTTAAAGATATTGAGCAATATAAGGGAATAATTGATAGATGGGAGGAGCAAGGGATTATTTAA
- a CDS encoding EFR1 family ferrodoxin (N-terminal region resembles flavodoxins. C-terminal ferrodoxin region binds two 4Fe-4S clusters.) — MNSKIYYFSGTGNSLVVSNILKETLNGSKEVIPLAIHRKENNIDINEDILVIVFPVYFADVPDIVKSFVEKLNFNINTHIYAIATCNGVAGHSLFTIDKLLKKRGKKLSAGFLINMPGNALITPPDVEEERLKNQTNRVAEIAKCINNLEIGNIEGKNNLKSHIDSVVLRLVGKNMQIATTKFFAENKCNGCGTCKRVCPVENISIVDKKPKWGNECERCLACFHWCPKEAINVKKSFLTNRKKYHHPDITVKDIFLDK, encoded by the coding sequence ATGAATAGTAAGATTTATTATTTTTCTGGAACAGGAAATTCGCTAGTAGTTTCAAATATTTTAAAAGAAACGTTAAATGGAAGTAAAGAAGTTATACCCTTAGCTATACATAGAAAAGAAAATAATATAGACATAAATGAAGATATATTGGTAATTGTTTTTCCTGTTTATTTTGCTGATGTTCCTGATATAGTAAAGTCTTTTGTAGAGAAATTAAATTTTAATATTAATACTCATATATATGCCATTGCCACTTGTAATGGGGTAGCTGGACATAGTTTATTTACTATAGATAAGTTACTTAAAAAAAGGGGGAAAAAATTATCTGCTGGTTTTTTAATCAATATGCCTGGAAATGCTTTGATAACACCTCCAGATGTTGAAGAAGAAAGATTGAAAAATCAGACTAATAGGGTAGCTGAGATTGCAAAATGTATCAATAACTTGGAGATTGGAAATATAGAAGGAAAAAACAATTTAAAGTCACATATAGATAGTGTTGTACTTCGTTTAGTAGGTAAGAATATGCAAATTGCAACTACTAAATTTTTTGCAGAAAATAAATGTAATGGATGTGGGACATGTAAAAGGGTTTGTCCTGTAGAGAATATAAGTATAGTTGATAAAAAGCCAAAGTGGGGTAATGAGTGTGAAAGATGCCTAGCTTGTTTTCACTGGTGTCCAAAAGAGGCTATTAATGTAAAAAAATCTTTTTTAACGAATAGGAAGAAGTATCACCATCCAGATATTACTGTAAAAGATATATTTTTAGATAAATAG
- a CDS encoding MarR family winged helix-turn-helix transcriptional regulator — MKDFEKLYEATTKLVSTSLKVKDDLKKMFKQNGYDITTDHYALLRFLWEQDGISQIDLCEKSCKDKSNTTRILDVMKNKGLIVRKVDVKDRRKFQIFLTDLGRELEEPLNEIASIYATETFKSISDEELPLFTDILDRIGK, encoded by the coding sequence ATGAAAGATTTTGAGAAACTATATGAAGCTACAACTAAGTTAGTAAGTACTTCGTTAAAAGTAAAAGATGATTTAAAAAAGATGTTTAAACAAAATGGATATGATATAACAACTGACCATTATGCGTTATTAAGGTTTCTATGGGAGCAAGATGGAATTTCTCAGATAGATTTATGTGAAAAATCATGTAAGGATAAATCTAATACGACAAGAATCTTAGATGTTATGAAAAATAAGGGATTAATTGTCCGTAAAGTAGATGTTAAAGATAGACGTAAGTTTCAAATATTCCTAACAGATTTAGGTAGAGAATTAGAAGAACCATTAAATGAAATTGCAAGTATATATGCAACAGAGACATTTAAATCTATCTCTGATGAAGAATTGCCTTTGTTTACTGATATTTTGGATAGAATTGGAAAGTAA
- a CDS encoding uracil-DNA glycosylase family protein, with the protein MKINIKSKLSEFIKQNNLFDDSRIISYLPNITIETDKIKTIMINEVVPTNTNDDFYSVDKDADYLKTTIPLFDSAGIKVSNINDILDMGIYITNAVKLPKSEYTITRDTIKLHMPILEEEIKLFKNLEVVMLMGDVAKKSFNMITKKHIKKNVIPSISTYKLRNNELYYDNLRVFPSYIMTGGNILIEKSKFEMASEDIKKMFEIING; encoded by the coding sequence ATGAAAATAAATATAAAATCAAAGTTAAGTGAATTTATTAAACAGAACAATCTTTTTGATGACAGCAGAATAATATCCTACCTTCCTAATATAACAATAGAAACAGACAAAATAAAAACTATAATGATTAATGAGGTTGTCCCAACTAACACCAATGACGATTTTTATAGTGTAGATAAAGATGCTGATTATTTAAAAACTACTATTCCTTTATTTGACAGTGCAGGAATAAAAGTATCTAACATAAATGATATCCTAGATATGGGTATCTATATAACTAATGCAGTAAAACTTCCTAAATCAGAATATACAATAACTCGTGATACAATTAAATTACATATGCCTATTTTAGAAGAAGAAATTAAATTATTTAAAAACCTAGAGGTAGTAATGTTAATGGGAGATGTTGCAAAAAAATCTTTTAATATGATTACTAAAAAGCATATAAAAAAGAATGTCATCCCTTCCATTTCAACATATAAACTTCGTAATAATGAACTTTATTATGATAATTTAAGAGTATTTCCATCATATATTATGACTGGTGGAAACATACTGATTGAAAAATCAAAATTTGAAATGGCATCAGAAGATATAAAAAAAATGTTCGAGATTATAAACGGTTGA